One window from the genome of Pyxicephalus adspersus chromosome 6, UCB_Pads_2.0, whole genome shotgun sequence encodes:
- the MPP2 gene encoding MAGUK p55 subfamily member 2 isoform X3, with product MPVAVPSINSDSAMQQVLQPFSDLPPSSDLDLIFLKGIMESPTSHERIEETRLEAVRENNLQLVQEILQDLQTAVREPSGAAAELQKILQEPHFQSLLQTHDSVASKNYETPPPSPLLDPTLSNQPVPPDAVRMVGVRKNAGEHLGVTFRVEGGELVIARILHGGVIDQQGLLHVGDVIREVNGREVGNDPQALQEMLREASGSVVLKILPSYQEQHPLRQVFVKCHFSYDPSNDSLIPCKEAGLAFRAGDLLQIVNQEDPNWWQACLVKGGSAGLIPSQLLEEKRKAFVKRDGELTPNSSALCGSIGGKKKKRIMYVTTKNAEFDRHELLIYEEVAKMPPFRRKTLILIGAQGVGRRSLKNKLLTSDPLRYGTTTPYTSRKRKEGEWDGQSYIFVSRAEMEQDIKAARYLEHGEYEGNLYGTKISSIQEVVASGKMCVLDVNPQAVKVLRTAEFVPYVVFIGAPDFQTLKANNQAAVHAGLTAKQLSDGELLRIVEESERLQQAYGHYFDLSLVNSDLDKSFQELQVALEKLRTEPQWVPVSWVY from the exons ATGCCTGTGGCCGTGCCATCTATCAACTCCGATTCTG CCATGCAGCAAGTCCTGCAACCGTTCTCTGATCTTCCACCTTCCTCTGATCTGGATTTGATCTTCCTCAAAGGTATCATGGAAAGTCCTACG TCTCATGAGCGGATTGAGGAAACCCGGTTGGAAGCTGTGAGAGAGAATAATCTGCAGCTGGTCCAGGAGATCCTTCAAGATCTGCAGACTGCGGTCAGGGAACCCAGTGGTGCAGCTGCTGAGCTGCAGAAGATCCTCCAAGAGCCACATTTCCAG TCTCTTTTACAAACTCATGACTCTGTGGCATCTAAAAACTATGAGACACCTCCACCAAGTCCACTTTTGGATCCTACCTTGAGCAACCAGCCAGTTCCACCTGATGCTGTGCGTATGGTGGGTGTCAGGAAAAACGCGGGGGAACATTTG GGTGTGACTTTTCGTGTAGAGGGTGGTGAGCTGGTCATTGCACGCATTCTGCATGGTGGTGTTATAGATCAGCAAGGTCTTCTACATGTAGGAGATGTCATACGGGAAGTAAATGGACGGGAGGTTGGGAATGACCCTCAAGCTCTACAAGAGATGTTGAGGGAGGCCAGTGGAAGCGTGGTGCTCAAAATACTCCCGAGCTACCAGGAGCAGCATCCTCTAAGACAG GTGTTTGTAAAGTGTCACTTCAGCTACGACCCTTCGAATGACAGTCTGATCCCATGCAAAGAGGCAGGGTTGGCTTTCCGGGCAGGAGACCTCCTACAGATTGTCAACCAGGAAGACCCTAACTGGTGGCAG GCTTGTCTCGTGAAAGGTGGCTCTGCAGGTCTCATTCCCAGCCAACTATTGGAGGAGAAGAGAAAAGCATTTGTTAAAAGAGATGGTGAGCTGACCCCAAACTCTA GTGCTCTTTGTGGAAGTATCggaggcaagaaaaaaaagagaattatgTACGTAACCaccaaaaatgcag AGTTTGACCGCCATGAGCTTCTCATATATGAAGAAGTAGCAAAGATGCCCCCATTCAGGAGAAAGACCCTCATACTTATTGGTGCCCAAGGTGTTGGTAGGAGAAGCCTGAAGAACAAGCTGCTGACTTCTGACCCATTGCGATATGGCACCACAACACCAT ATACCTCTCGGAAGAGGAAAGAAGGAGAGTGGGATGGTCAGTCGTACATCTTTGTGTCACGCGCAGAGATGGAACAAGACATAAAAGCTGCCCGCTATCTGGAGCATGGTGAATATGAGGGCAATTTGTATGGCACAAAGATAAGTTCCATACAGGAGGTGGTGGCATCAGGAAAGATGTGTGTTCTGGATGTCAACCCACAG GCAGTCAAAGTCCTCAGGACGGCAGAGTTTGTGCCATATGTTGTGTTCATTGGAGCTCCAGATTTCCAGACCTTAAAAGCCAATAACCAGGCAGCAGTTCATGCCGGTCTCACAGCAAAGCAACTGTCT GATGGGGAGCTCCTACGCATCGTGGAGGAAAGTGAACGACTCCAGCAAGCCTATGGTCATTACTTTGACCTTAGCCTGGTGAACTCTGATCTGGATAAAAGTTTCCAAGAGCTGCAGGTGGCCCTTGAGAAACTGCGCACGGAGCCCCAGTGGGTTCCTGTAAGCTGGGTCTACTAG
- the MPP2 gene encoding MAGUK p55 subfamily member 2 isoform X1: MSSSELSKDSTEESHLHLEAMQQVLQPFSDLPPSSDLDLIFLKGIMESPTSHERIEETRLEAVRENNLQLVQEILQDLQTAVREPSGAAAELQKILQEPHFQSLLQTHDSVASKNYETPPPSPLLDPTLSNQPVPPDAVRMVGVRKNAGEHLGVTFRVEGGELVIARILHGGVIDQQGLLHVGDVIREVNGREVGNDPQALQEMLREASGSVVLKILPSYQEQHPLRQVFVKCHFSYDPSNDSLIPCKEAGLAFRAGDLLQIVNQEDPNWWQACLVKGGSAGLIPSQLLEEKRKAFVKRDGELTPNSSALCGSIGGKKKKRIMYVTTKNAEFDRHELLIYEEVAKMPPFRRKTLILIGAQGVGRRSLKNKLLTSDPLRYGTTTPYTSRKRKEGEWDGQSYIFVSRAEMEQDIKAARYLEHGEYEGNLYGTKISSIQEVVASGKMCVLDVNPQAVKVLRTAEFVPYVVFIGAPDFQTLKANNQAAVHAGLTAKQLSDGELLRIVEESERLQQAYGHYFDLSLVNSDLDKSFQELQVALEKLRTEPQWVPVSWVY, translated from the exons ATGAGCAGCTCCGAGCTGTCTAAAGATTCTACAGAGGAGTCTCATCTACACCTagaag CCATGCAGCAAGTCCTGCAACCGTTCTCTGATCTTCCACCTTCCTCTGATCTGGATTTGATCTTCCTCAAAGGTATCATGGAAAGTCCTACG TCTCATGAGCGGATTGAGGAAACCCGGTTGGAAGCTGTGAGAGAGAATAATCTGCAGCTGGTCCAGGAGATCCTTCAAGATCTGCAGACTGCGGTCAGGGAACCCAGTGGTGCAGCTGCTGAGCTGCAGAAGATCCTCCAAGAGCCACATTTCCAG TCTCTTTTACAAACTCATGACTCTGTGGCATCTAAAAACTATGAGACACCTCCACCAAGTCCACTTTTGGATCCTACCTTGAGCAACCAGCCAGTTCCACCTGATGCTGTGCGTATGGTGGGTGTCAGGAAAAACGCGGGGGAACATTTG GGTGTGACTTTTCGTGTAGAGGGTGGTGAGCTGGTCATTGCACGCATTCTGCATGGTGGTGTTATAGATCAGCAAGGTCTTCTACATGTAGGAGATGTCATACGGGAAGTAAATGGACGGGAGGTTGGGAATGACCCTCAAGCTCTACAAGAGATGTTGAGGGAGGCCAGTGGAAGCGTGGTGCTCAAAATACTCCCGAGCTACCAGGAGCAGCATCCTCTAAGACAG GTGTTTGTAAAGTGTCACTTCAGCTACGACCCTTCGAATGACAGTCTGATCCCATGCAAAGAGGCAGGGTTGGCTTTCCGGGCAGGAGACCTCCTACAGATTGTCAACCAGGAAGACCCTAACTGGTGGCAG GCTTGTCTCGTGAAAGGTGGCTCTGCAGGTCTCATTCCCAGCCAACTATTGGAGGAGAAGAGAAAAGCATTTGTTAAAAGAGATGGTGAGCTGACCCCAAACTCTA GTGCTCTTTGTGGAAGTATCggaggcaagaaaaaaaagagaattatgTACGTAACCaccaaaaatgcag AGTTTGACCGCCATGAGCTTCTCATATATGAAGAAGTAGCAAAGATGCCCCCATTCAGGAGAAAGACCCTCATACTTATTGGTGCCCAAGGTGTTGGTAGGAGAAGCCTGAAGAACAAGCTGCTGACTTCTGACCCATTGCGATATGGCACCACAACACCAT ATACCTCTCGGAAGAGGAAAGAAGGAGAGTGGGATGGTCAGTCGTACATCTTTGTGTCACGCGCAGAGATGGAACAAGACATAAAAGCTGCCCGCTATCTGGAGCATGGTGAATATGAGGGCAATTTGTATGGCACAAAGATAAGTTCCATACAGGAGGTGGTGGCATCAGGAAAGATGTGTGTTCTGGATGTCAACCCACAG GCAGTCAAAGTCCTCAGGACGGCAGAGTTTGTGCCATATGTTGTGTTCATTGGAGCTCCAGATTTCCAGACCTTAAAAGCCAATAACCAGGCAGCAGTTCATGCCGGTCTCACAGCAAAGCAACTGTCT GATGGGGAGCTCCTACGCATCGTGGAGGAAAGTGAACGACTCCAGCAAGCCTATGGTCATTACTTTGACCTTAGCCTGGTGAACTCTGATCTGGATAAAAGTTTCCAAGAGCTGCAGGTGGCCCTTGAGAAACTGCGCACGGAGCCCCAGTGGGTTCCTGTAAGCTGGGTCTACTAG
- the MPP2 gene encoding MAGUK p55 subfamily member 2 isoform X2, producing MSSSELSKDSTEESHLHLEAMQQVLQPFSDLPPSSDLDLIFLKGIMESPTSHERIEETRLEAVRENNLQLVQEILQDLQTAVREPSGAAAELQKILQEPHFQSLLQTHDSVASKNYETPPPSPLLDPTLSNQPVPPDAVRMVGVRKNAGEHLGVTFRVEGGELVIARILHGGVIDQQGLLHVGDVIREVNGREVGNDPQALQEMLREASGSVVLKILPSYQEQHPLRQVFVKCHFSYDPSNDSLIPCKEAGLAFRAGDLLQIVNQEDPNWWQACLVKGGSAGLIPSQLLEEKRKAFVKRDGALCGSIGGKKKKRIMYVTTKNAEFDRHELLIYEEVAKMPPFRRKTLILIGAQGVGRRSLKNKLLTSDPLRYGTTTPYTSRKRKEGEWDGQSYIFVSRAEMEQDIKAARYLEHGEYEGNLYGTKISSIQEVVASGKMCVLDVNPQAVKVLRTAEFVPYVVFIGAPDFQTLKANNQAAVHAGLTAKQLSDGELLRIVEESERLQQAYGHYFDLSLVNSDLDKSFQELQVALEKLRTEPQWVPVSWVY from the exons ATGAGCAGCTCCGAGCTGTCTAAAGATTCTACAGAGGAGTCTCATCTACACCTagaag CCATGCAGCAAGTCCTGCAACCGTTCTCTGATCTTCCACCTTCCTCTGATCTGGATTTGATCTTCCTCAAAGGTATCATGGAAAGTCCTACG TCTCATGAGCGGATTGAGGAAACCCGGTTGGAAGCTGTGAGAGAGAATAATCTGCAGCTGGTCCAGGAGATCCTTCAAGATCTGCAGACTGCGGTCAGGGAACCCAGTGGTGCAGCTGCTGAGCTGCAGAAGATCCTCCAAGAGCCACATTTCCAG TCTCTTTTACAAACTCATGACTCTGTGGCATCTAAAAACTATGAGACACCTCCACCAAGTCCACTTTTGGATCCTACCTTGAGCAACCAGCCAGTTCCACCTGATGCTGTGCGTATGGTGGGTGTCAGGAAAAACGCGGGGGAACATTTG GGTGTGACTTTTCGTGTAGAGGGTGGTGAGCTGGTCATTGCACGCATTCTGCATGGTGGTGTTATAGATCAGCAAGGTCTTCTACATGTAGGAGATGTCATACGGGAAGTAAATGGACGGGAGGTTGGGAATGACCCTCAAGCTCTACAAGAGATGTTGAGGGAGGCCAGTGGAAGCGTGGTGCTCAAAATACTCCCGAGCTACCAGGAGCAGCATCCTCTAAGACAG GTGTTTGTAAAGTGTCACTTCAGCTACGACCCTTCGAATGACAGTCTGATCCCATGCAAAGAGGCAGGGTTGGCTTTCCGGGCAGGAGACCTCCTACAGATTGTCAACCAGGAAGACCCTAACTGGTGGCAG GCTTGTCTCGTGAAAGGTGGCTCTGCAGGTCTCATTCCCAGCCAACTATTGGAGGAGAAGAGAAAAGCATTTGTTAAAAGAGATG GTGCTCTTTGTGGAAGTATCggaggcaagaaaaaaaagagaattatgTACGTAACCaccaaaaatgcag AGTTTGACCGCCATGAGCTTCTCATATATGAAGAAGTAGCAAAGATGCCCCCATTCAGGAGAAAGACCCTCATACTTATTGGTGCCCAAGGTGTTGGTAGGAGAAGCCTGAAGAACAAGCTGCTGACTTCTGACCCATTGCGATATGGCACCACAACACCAT ATACCTCTCGGAAGAGGAAAGAAGGAGAGTGGGATGGTCAGTCGTACATCTTTGTGTCACGCGCAGAGATGGAACAAGACATAAAAGCTGCCCGCTATCTGGAGCATGGTGAATATGAGGGCAATTTGTATGGCACAAAGATAAGTTCCATACAGGAGGTGGTGGCATCAGGAAAGATGTGTGTTCTGGATGTCAACCCACAG GCAGTCAAAGTCCTCAGGACGGCAGAGTTTGTGCCATATGTTGTGTTCATTGGAGCTCCAGATTTCCAGACCTTAAAAGCCAATAACCAGGCAGCAGTTCATGCCGGTCTCACAGCAAAGCAACTGTCT GATGGGGAGCTCCTACGCATCGTGGAGGAAAGTGAACGACTCCAGCAAGCCTATGGTCATTACTTTGACCTTAGCCTGGTGAACTCTGATCTGGATAAAAGTTTCCAAGAGCTGCAGGTGGCCCTTGAGAAACTGCGCACGGAGCCCCAGTGGGTTCCTGTAAGCTGGGTCTACTAG
- the LOC140333191 gene encoding all-trans-retinol 13,14-reductase-like has translation MALWTVCVLLVIPVLLLYLILWFYNGWGSLFREDFVQPPKPLITDKRSRDKVLKQGFSQDKIPSNLDVVVIGSGAGGLTAATALAKAGKKVLVLEQHDQAGGSCHTFQEHGYEFDVGLHYVGQMHEGGMLRVVMDQLTEGQLQWNLLGSQYDTIKIGHKVYRLHAGKVEFLETLKKQFPGEDESIEKFVAMMKTAVRHVPLVAMLKIMPEWVALLLVRSGLLHWLSPVFRLAESSHQDVISRLTNNKDLQTVFSYLFYGVPPNDSSFLINALLIHHYKRGAWYPRGGSSEIAFHMIPIIERAGGRVLVRASVSRIILTNGKATGVAVQRKEGEVCIYAPIIISDAGIFNTYNQLLPSEIKATPNVSSLLSSLQHGMGCFLVFVGLCGTGEELGLKSTNLWIYPESDLNGLMEKLWSSEWEEICQDLPLMFITFPSAKDPTYQKRHPGHSCMTLLTMTPYKWFSDWSGQTPRHRGEEYHSRKMKLAEHMVEKALQEFPQLEGKIEYMEAATPVSNEYYLRAPLGSMYGAEQNCSRYQCDIISKMRAQTAVPGLYLTGQDVFSSGVAGAVHGGLLCAGAVLNRILYIDLMMLKKRIKRRRAQRSS, from the exons ATGGCACTGTGGACAGTGTGTGTACTATTGGTTATACCGGTGCTGCTCCTGTATTtgattttatggttttataaTGGATGGGGCAGTCTGTTTCGGGAAGATTTTGTTCAACCGCCCAAACCCCTAATCACTGACAAGAGGAGCAGAGACAAAGTACTTAAGCAAG GTTTCTCCCAAGACAAAATCCCTTCAAACCTGGATGTGGTAGTGATTGGCAGCGGTGCTGGGGGACTGACAGCAGCTACTGCCCTTGCTAAGGCTGGTAAAAAAGTTCTCGTACTGGAGCAGCATGACCAGGCTGGAGGAAGCTGTCACACTTTCCAAGAACATGGATACGAGTTTGATGTTG GTCTGCACTACGTGGGCCAGATGCATGAAGGTGGAATGCTACGAGTGGTCATGGATCAGTTAACTGAAGGACAACTTCAGTGGAATCTCCTTGGGTCTCAGTATGATACTATCAAGATAGGCCACAAGGTCTATCGACTGCATGCAGGAAAAGTTGAATTCCTCGAGACTCTGAAAAAGCAGTTCCCCGGGGAAGACGAATCTATTGAAAAATTTGTTGCCATGATGAAG ACAGCGGTTCGTCACGTGCCTCTGGTGGCAATGCTAAAGATAATGCCTGAGTGGGTGGCCCTTCTTCTTGTGCGGTCCGGTCTTCTCCATTGGTTATCCCCAGTATTTCGACTTGCAGAGTCCAGTCACCAGGATGTGATTAGCAGGTTGACCAATAATAAAGATCTGCAGACTGTCTTCAGCTATCTCTTCTATG gtgtTCCTCCAAATGACTCCAGTTTTTTGATCAATGCTCTCCTTATCCATCATTACAAAAGAGGTGCTTGGTATCCGCGGGGTGGAAGCAGCGAAATTGCATTTCATATGATTCCCATTATAGAACGTGCTGGAGGTAGAGTGCTTGTACGGGCCTCAGTCTCACGGATCATACTGACCAATGGCAAAGCCACAG GAGTggctgtacagagaaaagaggggGAAGTATGCATATATGCACCAATCATCATATCAGACGCTGGCATCTTTAACACATACAACCAACTCCTACCATCGGAGATTAAAGCAACACCAA ATGTGTCCTCACTCCTCTCCAGCCTCCAGCATGGAATGGgctgttttttggtttttgttggaCTTTGTGGAACAGGTGAAGAACTTGGGCTGAAATCCACCAATTTATGGATCTACCCTGAGAGTGACCTCAATGGCTT GATGGAGAAGTTGTGGTCTTCAGAGTGGGAAGAGATCTGTCAGGATTTACCTCTAATGTTTATCACATTCCCATCTGCCAAGGATCCAACTTACCAAAAGAGACACCCAG GTCACTCCTGTATGACTCTGCTAACCATGACTCCTTATAAGTGGTTCTCCGACTGGAGTGGACAGACACCACGTCATCGTGGGGAGGAGTATCACAGCAGGAAGATGAAGCTGGCAGAACACATGGTTGAGAAAGCCCTACAAGAATTTCCACAACTTGAAGGAAAG ATTGAATACATGGAGGCTGCAACCCCAGTGAGTAATGAGTATTACCTACGGGCACCTTTGGGGTCAATGTACGGAGCTGAACAGAACTGTAGCCGATACCAATGTGACATTATCAGCAAGATGAGGGCGCAGACCGCAGTTCCGGGACTCTACCTAACAG GGCAAGACGTGTTCAGCAGCGGAGTGGCAGGTGCAGTGCATGGAGGACTGCTTTGTGCCGGGGCAGTTTTGAATCGTATTTTGTACATCGACCTTATGATGCTGAAAAAGCGTATTAAACGTCGCAGAGCACAGAGGAGTTCATAG